A single region of the Gilliamella apis genome encodes:
- a CDS encoding methionine ABC transporter permease, protein MIKLTIAEMAQMLWQAAYETFIMVSWSLLAGLIFGTLIGLLLFLMSNQFFFKNRIINSIANFIINATRSIPFLILMVTVLPLGALLVGTTVGPKAVIFPLSLAAIAFYARLAENAFSQIDKGVIEAAVASGASHIRIIFGILFPEAMAQLIRHATVTTISLISFSSMAGVVGGGGIGDLAIRYGYQRYVTEILILCIIILIFIVMVIQYLGDKLANHFDKSYK, encoded by the coding sequence ATGATAAAGCTCACCATTGCCGAAATGGCGCAAATGTTATGGCAAGCAGCTTACGAAACATTTATCATGGTAAGTTGGTCATTATTAGCTGGTCTAATATTTGGTACACTCATAGGTTTATTGCTGTTTTTAATGTCAAATCAATTCTTTTTCAAAAACAGAATTATCAATAGTATCGCTAATTTTATCATCAATGCCACTCGTTCAATTCCTTTTTTGATTTTAATGGTTACCGTACTACCTTTGGGAGCGTTACTCGTCGGCACGACTGTAGGCCCCAAAGCGGTAATTTTCCCTCTTTCACTTGCAGCTATCGCATTTTATGCTAGGTTAGCTGAAAATGCATTTAGTCAAATAGATAAAGGGGTGATAGAAGCAGCGGTAGCAAGTGGTGCATCGCATATCCGCATTATATTCGGTATTTTATTTCCAGAAGCGATGGCACAATTGATTCGACACGCAACGGTTACCACCATTTCGCTTATTAGTTTTAGCTCAATGGCTGGGGTTGTTGGCGGTGGTGGTATTGGGGATTTAGCCATTCGTTATGGGTATCAACGCTATGTAACCGAAATCCTCATTTTATGTATTATTATTCTTATTTTTATTGTGATGGTGATTCAATACCTTGGTGACAAGTTAGCTAATCACTTCGATAAAAGTTATAAATAG
- a CDS encoding methionine ABC transporter ATP-binding protein, producing MQTNPLIQVKDVSVRFEANQQVIEAVKKVSFDVNQGEIFGIIGSSGAGKSTLVRTLNRLADPSSGQIIINGVNIKTLRGRQLQAFRFQVGMIFQNFNLASSKTVYENIAFVLKAAGKKGDAVKSRVNELLTLVGLSDKANAYPAELSGGQKQRVGIARALANDAKILLCDEATSALDPTTTSAILDLLKELNQKFSLTIVLITHEIDVVKKICHRVAVMSQGEIVEMNTTFNLFAGPKQPFTQEFLNIDENTHLPDIIKQNAKGKLVRLRYINENTTQPILYQSAIETQVAFNILHGFIEYFDNQALGNLVIEIIGETDNIQNLITKLAQQEVIIEEIN from the coding sequence ATGCAAACTAACCCATTAATTCAGGTAAAAGATGTTTCGGTAAGATTCGAAGCAAACCAGCAAGTGATTGAAGCCGTAAAAAAGGTCTCATTTGATGTAAATCAAGGCGAGATCTTCGGTATTATCGGATCGAGCGGTGCAGGCAAAAGTACATTAGTAAGAACGCTTAATCGGCTTGCAGATCCCTCTTCCGGACAAATCATTATCAATGGCGTTAACATAAAAACCTTGCGCGGTCGTCAACTGCAAGCATTTCGTTTTCAAGTTGGGATGATTTTTCAAAACTTTAATTTAGCGTCATCGAAAACTGTCTATGAAAATATTGCATTTGTGCTTAAAGCTGCCGGAAAAAAAGGTGATGCGGTAAAAAGTAGAGTCAACGAATTGCTTACTTTAGTTGGGTTAAGCGATAAGGCTAATGCCTACCCTGCCGAACTCAGTGGTGGGCAAAAGCAGCGAGTTGGCATTGCTAGAGCGCTTGCCAATGATGCAAAAATTCTATTGTGTGACGAAGCGACAAGCGCATTAGATCCAACTACCACTAGCGCAATACTTGATTTATTAAAAGAGCTCAATCAAAAATTTTCATTGACCATAGTACTAATTACTCATGAAATTGATGTGGTTAAAAAGATCTGTCATCGAGTTGCGGTGATGTCACAAGGCGAAATAGTGGAAATGAACACTACGTTCAATCTTTTTGCCGGCCCTAAACAGCCCTTCACGCAAGAATTTCTCAATATTGATGAAAACACTCATTTACCAGATATCATCAAACAAAATGCCAAAGGTAAATTAGTGCGTTTGCGATATATTAACGAAAACACTACCCAACCAATACTATATCAATCAGCAATTGAAACGCAAGTGGCATTCAATATTTTACATGGTTTTATTGAGTATTTTGATAATCAAGCGTTAGGTAATTTGGTGATCGAAATTATTGGGGAAACAGATAATATTCAAAATCTGATAACAAAGTTAGCACAGCAAGAAGTTATTATTGAGGAAATAAATTAA